A stretch of the Lactuca sativa cultivar Salinas chromosome 9, Lsat_Salinas_v11, whole genome shotgun sequence genome encodes the following:
- the LOC111908458 gene encoding cytochrome b561 and DOMON domain-containing protein At3g07570 yields MIKKIPMMKLLINLPFLLILASNHLSLHMIHGQTQDSCGSNSNFGSLSSQILFETSSLNCLAVWSSENFILRYSQAGPSLWSFILSAPISNSYIGMGFSPNGAMVGSSAVVGWVASDGSGNMKKYFLGGQTPSQVLVDQGDLQILGNTSTILSDTSRIYMAFQLAIDEPRPQLVYSVGDNSNPPPSTPSFRLTQHRNHAAIRLNYASGEGSRIKAPYSNLKRAHGTLNMMGWGILIPIGAMVARYLKHMNPLWFYVHTGIQSLGFILGLSGVIAGLVLDNRIDANVNKHKGLGITILAFGCLQVLAFLARPAVEAKTRTYWNWYHSSVGRLMIFFAIVNIFYGIHLAKAGSSWNAGYGVVLGILVTSGLILEINMLRKK; encoded by the exons ATGATCAAGAAAATACCCATGATGAAATTACTCATTAATCTTCCATTTTTATTGATTTTAGCAAGTAATCATCTTTCACTGCATATGATCCATGGACAAACCCAAGATTCATGTGGTTCAAACTCAAATTTTGGTAGTCTCAGTAGCCAGATCTTGTTTGAAACTTCTTCTCTCAATTGTCTTGCTGTTTGGTCTTCGGAAAATTTCATCCTTAGA TACTCACAAGCTGGCCCAAGTTTGTGGAGCTTTATCTTATCAGCCCCAATATCAAATTCTTACATTGGAATGGGGTTTTCACCCAATGGCGCTATGGTGGGGTCCAGTGCCGTTGTAGGATGGGTGGCTAGCGATGGCTCAGGCAACATGAAAAAGTACTTCCTTGGTGGTCAAACCCCGAGTCAAGTGTTGGTTGATCAGGGAGACTTACAAATTCTTGGAAACACGTCTACAATTCTTTCAGATACTTCTCGGATATATATGGCGTTTCAGTTGGCTATAGACGAACCAAGGCCACAGCTTGTGTATTCTGTTGGGGATAATAGCAACCCCCCTCCAAGTACACCGAGCTTTCGCTTGACTCAACATAGAAACCACGCAGCCATCCGTTTGAATTATGCCTCGG GTGAAGGTAGTCGAATCAAGGCCCCTTACTCGAACTTAAAGAGGGCTCATGGAACCTTGAACATGATGGGGTGGGGCATATTGATCCCTATTGGCGCCATGGTTGCTCGCTATTTGAAACATATGAATCCTTTATGGTTTTATGTGCATACGGGTATTCAATCATTAGGGTTTATTCTTGGATTATCTGGTGTGATTGCGGGACTTGTTTTAGATAATCGTATTGATGCCAATGTTAACAAGCACAAAGGACTTGGCATAACGATTCTTGCATTTGGTTGCCTTCAG GTACTAGCTTTCTTGGCTCGCCCTGCTGTAGAGGCAAAAACAAGAACATACTGGAACTGGTATCACTCTAGTGTAGGGAGACTAATGATATTTTTTGCGATTGTGAATATTTTCTATGGGATCCATTTGGCTAAAGCAGGAAGCTCATGGAATGCTGGTTATGGAGTCGTTCTTGGAATTTTGGTTACAAGTGGTTTGATTTTAGAGATTAACATGTTAAGGAAAAAGTAA